Proteins co-encoded in one Deltaproteobacteria bacterium genomic window:
- a CDS encoding PilZ domain-containing protein — protein MEGQEEQRRYPRAVVSLSVEFCHQDNKEKARALNLSESGMLIETKSPAPLAERVTVAFKISEEQEPVEVDGEVVWVNKYSANYPFGMAVKFQGLQNDTQEMIRDYVNKILESPSASRRDDLKAIPD, from the coding sequence ATGGAAGGACAGGAAGAGCAGAGAAGGTATCCAAGGGCAGTAGTGAGTCTCAGTGTAGAGTTTTGCCACCAAGACAACAAAGAGAAGGCCAGGGCATTGAACTTGAGTGAGAGTGGCATGCTCATCGAAACCAAGTCTCCGGCGCCTCTTGCAGAGAGGGTCACGGTTGCCTTCAAAATCTCTGAAGAGCAAGAACCTGTCGAGGTTGATGGAGAAGTTGTCTGGGTCAACAAGTACTCAGCCAATTATCCTTTCGGAATGGCCGTGAAGTTTCAGGGGCTGCAAAATGATACCCAGGAGATGATTCGAGACTATGTCAACAAAATCCTTGAATCTCCCTCTGCCTCGCGAAGAGATGACCTCAAGGCCATTCCAGACTGA
- a CDS encoding zinc ribbon domain-containing protein produces MTNRSQGSGADDLHWWYRSQEKKAGKPAAAFLKRVDDYLSLFFIPIFRIRKGEPFIECDRCGHISDERGFAISPGIDLRDSRCRQCGANVEKDFKYCPYCGGRL; encoded by the coding sequence GTGACAAACAGGAGTCAGGGGAGTGGAGCCGATGATCTTCATTGGTGGTATCGGTCCCAGGAAAAAAAAGCTGGAAAACCAGCCGCGGCTTTTCTCAAGCGCGTCGATGACTATCTGTCACTTTTCTTCATTCCAATCTTCAGGATCCGCAAAGGTGAGCCCTTCATAGAGTGCGACCGCTGTGGGCACATCAGCGATGAAAGGGGATTCGCCATCTCTCCGGGTATTGACCTGAGAGACTCACGCTGCCGCCAATGCGGGGCAAACGTAGAAAAAGACTTCAAGTACTGCCCTTACTGCGGAGGAAGACTTTGA